ATATCAAGGTCATCAAACAAATAAGAGATGAACACGTTGAAAAGGTGGATTTGaatatctctcactctctctctatctctatctctctcgctctctctctctagagaaCGGAGTGTCTGTTCAGTTTGGAGGCCTTTTCagctgagcagaaaagaagAGTGTACCAGTGCCTGAGAGAAAATATTAACAAGCAGCTTGCCCTAAGGGAGAGAATGGGTGCTGACCAGGTGGGGCACACTCACTATTCTTTAGTTAACAGTTCATTGTTTCAGGCTTTCACctgtttgtttcagtttttcGTGCGATGAATTATTTAAATGCTGTTTAGTATAGGTTATAGACCATATTAGTCAGGTTTACTTATAAAAGCCAAAGGTGCTGCACGACAAAGTCCTAACAGTCAATAACTTAAACAAAATACACCAATTAACAGTTCCTGAATATTaggaataatttaaaaatgtcaaaacatTTGAAGCACCAACAAATACTAAACAGCACAAACAATGCCAATATTTCTTAGAGAATATACATACCATTATATTGTTGAAAACATAAGTTCTTTAAATAGGATTTACAAATATCAAGGGAGTGATAGTGGAGCACCTGAAATGGGCAGTTGGGCCAATGCAATTTTATTAATGGtatcaaattatattttttaatttcacattaataaaattattacacAGCAAACTGTTCCACTGTGTTAGGGCTGAAACAAACAAGATACAGTCCTCTTTAGACCTCGATCTCAAAGCATCATGTTAATATGTTAATgcattaataacacattcaaAAAGATGTCATCACTCGTACTGCATGTTCCAAATTTTCTGTTCAAACCATCTGTAGATCCACCTAGGTCAATTTGACTCTACAGCAATAGTCCTCTCCTTCAAATACAGCTTTTAAATAATGAGTTCTGTTGGTACTTTCTTGGCAAAAGTTATTTCTTGACATAGGACCTTgtggttttttttaaactgctgccAACATCAGTAATACAGCAGATTACACTGGATacacaacaatgaaaaatacacaaaatcaACAGCAAAGtggaaaaacataaatacagacTGCTGTTCTCAGTGTGTGATACAAATATATCTGTAGCAAATTGCTTTTTAAATTAGAGGTTAATAACCCTAGGATAATATtcaaactaataaaaacaattaCGGTTAATTGTACAAATTATATGGTTATTTATCATTGTTTTTGCCCAACCCAGGATtgtttttgtagtgtgtgtatatgaatcTTGTCCAGGGAAACATcttagctgtgtgtgttttacatctTACAGTTTTATTCCATTCCCTTCcaggagaatgagagaaaattagatttttctcttattttctccctctcgctctccctctcgctctccctctctctctctctctctctctctctctctctctctccctctctccctctctctctctcacacacacacacacaaacacactctctctcactcgctatCTCTCTCAGCCTCCTCTGTGACTGAGTGCCCCTTGGGTTGGCATTAGCAACAATTGATGCTGCAGCGACATCATTAATCAGACTAGCACAAACAGATATGCACATGTGACTTgaggagagagcgagcgagcgagagagagagaaagagagaaagagatgtgaCAGAGAGCTGTTCTACTGCATGCTGCTGTGATGAAAGAATACATTATTTGTCTTTAGAAGATAGATACAGGATCGATTGTGGAGGTGAGGTCATCCAATGGTGCCTTTGTTTATATGCATGTACAGTATCCTTTCTGTGTGCGATACGATTAGATTAGATCATTCTTAAGTGATTTGACTGGCATAACATTTTTTGAAATCTCATATTTGCTTTCAATCTCCATTGGGTGTTAGTATTTGGAagggaaaatatattatgtataattGTTTCAACATTAGATGCTCATAGAAGGGCTTGTGACATGCTGCACTGTGTTATGACAATACTACTGTCAAAACCCTTGGTGTATTTAAAGTGCTTACAAGGATTTACTGTATTTACTCAAGCTGGATTCTGCTAGATTGAAATGTTTGTTGATGTTAGCGGTTAAAAGGGACTTCAGAAAGTGCAGTAAAGCTGGAAATCGTTTGGCTGCACAATACTTTCAAAGTACATTGATCCCACAAATCCTTCAGCAGCACGTAGGTTTCTGAGTGATTAATGTTGGAGATGTGGGTGTTCTTTCTTTAATACTGTGCCGTCCCCATGCTGTAATTTCCTGAAGTGGAAGATATCAGATGTAGCATCAAATATCTTTTTATAATAACACAATTGATGGCCATGGTTGAAGGATGCTGCTATTGGTTACTCAGCTATCAAAAACAGCAAACTATCACTATAGGTTCTTGACAAGAAAATTCATTTTATAATGTTTCTTTGTGCAAAACAACTGCAATATATGTCACTGTTCAGATGATCAGACACTGAAAATGTATCCAGTCTTCTTACAAATTAATTAGGtgataatataattttaaagtgtaaaaaaTGGCAAAGGGCAGAATTTAATTTGGTGGCCTCAGTGATTTAAATACCACTCATCAGGACTCTTATGGCACATGTGAAATGTTATTTTGCTTCATTTTAATTAGTTAAGttgaaatttatttatttgggaaaAAATATACCAAAAGTACTTGTTGCATAGAAGATTTTTAGATTGAATGACAGAATGTTTCACAGTGTACCATAATTGACTTAATTTTTTTGACCAGAAGTAGTGGCTATTCAACATTGAAAATATAGGTTTCACATGCAGTGCTCTGTAAAAGTCAGACACCTCtagattgtatgtgtgtgtgtgtgtgttttgagaagAAGGTATTTGAGGTATTTTGAGAAGAAGGCAAATGTTAAATACAGTAATCTTTTGTTATATTTACTGTTTAAAGTTctgattatttatgttttataatgCTGACGAATTACATTAAAACATGGAAAAAGGATGGTGCCTGTTTTTTATGCAGCACTGTATGCATTATTTTACAGTGATTTTTATCATTAATATCATTTGCTCTTTATTTAATGCTACACATTTTCTTGGCAGATGCTGGAGCCTAAGGCTGGAGATCAAGCTGAGCTGAGTTTGCTTGGTTTAGGACCTCAGAGTGTTTCAGAACCTTGCTCTCCCTCCTGTCCCTCTGGGTCTCCGATCACAGGCCACAGCAGAAGCAGAGCCAGGACCAGCACCCCCACTGAGCGCCTTTCGTTCCCGGACCTGCACTGCAGCTCTGGAGATGCCATACTGCCCCCTCCGCCTCCCCCTCTCGGAGAAGCCACGAAAGCCGCGTACTTGGAAACTTCTGCCATCTGGAAGGAGCGAGGAAAGGAGCCAAGGAGAAGTGAGCAGGAGGCGGAGCTGGAGAAGAGGGAGCAGGGAGAGGGCGAGAGTGCCTCTGAGACGGTCAGCGTAGGCGCACGGCCCACCTcgtcatcctcctcttcctcgccACTCATCATCCCCAAACTCTGCCTGGACCGCTCCTTCAGGCCAGACCCACTGACCTCGCCATctactgatgatgatgataatgaggaggaggaagaagaggacgAGGACAGTGATGAAGGCTACCTGAAGCGCAGGAGCCTGGTAGAGACATCCcccagcagggggcagcagaGCGGGGGCTTATGTGTTCAGCGCTCACTTCACCGTCGCACACACAGCGAGGGCAGTCTGCTCCAGGAGCCCCGATCTCCACGCTTCATCTCTGACCAGGCCATCCACTGCTTGGACagtgacagagagacaaaggagCGTTGGACCATCCCCTCCCCTCAGACCCTCCGCAAAGAACTCAACAAGAATGGAGGGTCTGTCCACCACATCTGTCTGCTGTTCACTGGCCGGAGGGTAGGTTCTGCTTACAAATCAACAAACCAAAAACTTATCACAGTTAATGGGCCTATAACTTATGAATTTACCACTTGAAGGAACAGTAGGTAATCACTGTGatacttcactgacctgtaatagggaaaatagagcctctgttataGCTAACCTGTGCTCagccctgcagaaactgcactatgtaaattttggaggagGCTGGGACCCATCTTTTCCACCTACACCTCCACACCATTCatttatgtaaaatgttgttaaaataaattacactagggggagccccaggagcaaaatacccaaatgttacctagtgttcctttaaatgtagaTCCCTTATGATGAATCATTGTTTCAACAATCTCTTTCAGATTTATGTGTATTTGACTTCTATTAACATTTTGAAATAAACAGGTTGTCTTTGTTTCGGTGCTTTTATGAGCAATATAGTATTCCATAATGTATTCCATATATCTTTTTGAAAATCCCTGACAAAATGGTAGACTATAATTCATGGCATTTTAGCTTTTTGCTCACAATGCTTTATGGAAGCTACCACACTGGTATCCACTTTAAATGGCTTAGTATGGTTCTTTGTTGCGAAGGCTCAtttaattatacattcattcaactCATGAATAACAGAACATTCAGGTGTTATTGGGCTGTGATGCCTGAAAGTCTATATTTGACTGTGTTTGTAGTCTTAATGAACCTAATACTCTTTGTTAATATAGGGACATACTATGGTCCCCTAGCGGACATGCTGATTAAAAGTAGTTTCAGTACACTACAGtttcttgaaataaataaattggggGTCTATATAGCTACTGCTTTTGTTTTACTGGCCACTTAAACCACAGCAGCAAAGCATGTTGACTGGCTGCTGTACATATTCAAAATAACAGTACTAACTTTAGCtatagtgaaaaaaaaaactattggcCACTGTGTAAAACAGTACACATGGATCCAGCTGTTTGGAGATTCAATATATGCACCTTTTAGAGAGAAGCAGGTTTCCCTGTATGCCCACACTTGCTCTACCATACAATACAATGTCGACGTGCAAGCAGAACAACATGGCATTTCCAAAGcaactttacatttttaaaatattttgacttTAATCTAGAAATAATTGAGCTATGGGCGGCaccgtggcgcagcagttagtgtcgcagtcacacagctccagggacctgaatgttgtggattcgagtcccgctccgggtgactgtctgtgaggagtttagtgtgttctccccgtgtccgcatgggtttcctctgggtgcacacgttggtaggtggattggcgactcaaaagtgtccgtaggtgagtgaatgtgtgagtgtgtgtcgccctgtgaaggactggtgccccctccagggtgtgttcctgccttgtgcccagtgattccgagtaggctccagacccaccacgaccctgaattggataagcggtttcagataatgaatgaataattgaccTTCTTAAAAGGCAAATTGTTTTTtctattcattttcttttacaaCTGCAGTCCAGACTGGTCAACTTTGAACGGATAAAAAGTTTGATTGCTACTAAAAtaactcattaattatttttttgcttaaaTAGCCTCAATGTAACAGGAGAGAAGTTCATATTTTGGCTGTTGGAATGCCACAATCATGTCAGTAATCTTAGTCAATGTTTGATGCAGACACATTTGTGAACGTGAAAGTGAGAGGGAAACAGCAAATTGCATTGAGGGCTGCTTAATAACATCAACCAAACTCTGTtactcttttttccccctcttaaACCTCCCAGAATGCCACAGATCTACAAAGATCTTAGTTTTCCCTCCTCTAACATACTATATTCAGGTCACGAAGGCCTTGCTAATTAGCTGATGAATTGAGTCTGTTATGTGTAATGAGGCAGAATGCTAAACTCTGGCTCACTAATCCTTGAGTTTGACACCCTGCTCGAGCTTGTCTGATTATCATCCTCTACTTGATTAAAGCAGCTGGGGTTTTTCACCCTGGACTTCCTTGAAAACATCCCCTTTCTATATAACATATTGCACAATGACAAAGCactttttctcttgctctcagGTCTGTGGCGAGGCCAACTGTAAATGTCAAATCGAGAAGTgtataaagaaaaagaagaaatcaAAGAATCTGTAAGTagttatgtttttcttttaaacacatttttgccAAACACTACCGCAATAAAGGTGCAATTGTTAGAAACTGAATTGGTGCTTTAGGTGCTTTATATTCTCCAAAATGCCTGTTCTTCCACACAAGATAACCACTCAATGCAGTAAATGATGGCATCTCTCCCAGCCATTTCCCACAGCGAAAAGCAGCTTCTGTCACAATACTCATGCTGATAATCTCTTCCCATTTCTATCAATCCGTGTTTTGAGTCATCAAACGATGACACACACTTGAGTACTGGGTTAGCTGGTGAATCATTCCAACGATGGAGGCTGTGCTGACTTTCTTGTGGGCTTCCCATAGGGCCAAAGACATGAAAAATCGACTGACCTTTCTTCGGAAGAAGAACAGCGACAGGCATGGAAGTAACCCAGCCTACAAGCTGGAGAAAGTCTTCAAATGGGACAAGTAAGCACAAGTGTTTATTTCCCCTCTTACCCGACCTGTCCCCCAGACAGCATGAGTCACACTGTATAGTGTGTCTAACTTTCAACAGATATTTTGTCTTATCTAATATAGGTTGGCAACATATATATTCAGAGATGTTGGCTGTGTCTCCTGTGAATAATGTATAAGGCTCAATTCATGAATTATGCATTTTTCCAATTTATGGTAAAATAATCAAATCTGTGAGAGGTAAATAAACGTACAGTTTACAGTTATATTGCTCAGCCAATTATACATGTGTTCTGTGTAATCATAAATAAAACCCCATTTCAAAATACCTTAGTATTCAGCCCATTCACAATATTATTAAAAGAAGTGTTTTAAGTCTGCTCTTTGAATGAGATACAAAGAAAGACAGCCAAGTAGAAAAGAGGTTATATACCTCACATACAAAAACATCCTGTTTCATGTCAGAAAGAGAGGCATAATATAGATCATATCgaattaaatataattgtttcttgtatgggcggcacagtggcacacgtttgtaggtggattggcaactcaaaagtgtccataggtgtgagtgtgtgagtgaatgtgtgagtgtgtgtgtgttgccctgtgaaggactggcgccccctccagggtgtattcccgccttgcgcccaatgattccaggtaggctctggacccaccgtgaccctgaactggataagcgcttacagataatggatggatggatgtttcttGTACATAAATCAACAAAATGAAGAATGTATGATAGGAATTCTGCAGGTAGTCTTACACAgttcctggagttgtgggtttgaaccctgctttgagtgactgtttgtgaggagtttggtgtgttctccctgtgtccgtgtgggtttcctctcatggtccaaaaacacgttggcaggtggattggtgactcaaaagtatttGTAGGtttaagtgtgagagtgaattgtgtgtcgccctgtgaagcacttGCGCCccatccagtgattccaggtaggcttcagacccattgcaaccctgaactggaaaagcggttacaatgaatgaatgaatgaatgtgtagtTGAACCTTTCTGACGGGCACTGCATAATTTGTGTAAGTTTTCTATCAATGTATATAAGAAGATCTATGCTGCATTAATTCTTGAATGCACTGTGATAATGTCTGAGCAAGTATGTCCACACATTCATAATGCGGTTCACATTGCTAAGAACtaatattgattttttaaatcagaGTAAATataaaaggagccccaactttATATATGCTCCTATGCATTTTTTACTCATAGTTCTTACTTCTAAAACAACTGTGGAATTTTCTTTAATTGAACTGTATGATCATGTATATTTTCTATTATAAATACaaagaaattacattacttTGCTTGGCACAGGAGGGATAAATGTAAGATTCAGATCATCAGAAAGGTCAGCGTGACCTAAACTGAGCCAAAGCAGGATGTTCTTGCTTGTAAAGTAAATTTCAGTGCATCGTTTGCAATAAATCATGGGAGTTGTTGACCATTCTCTTTGGTATTTCTTTAGACCCACTCCAGAGGAAGCTCTCAAATGGGGGGAATCACTTGACCTGCTGCTTTCTCATAAATGTAAGTTTTGGAAACCCTGTTTATCGCACTATTGTTTATTGGGAACAGAAAACAAAGTTATATAATGGCACAATTAACATGTTGTTTATAATTTACTTTCAAGATATAACCCTTTTGACATCAAAGTCTGACAGCAAATGTTAATTTAAATAGAAATGGATTTTAATGGAACCCACATTGATTTAATGTATGTTTAGACTGGAGCCCTGATGCATTTCCATTTCACATTATATTACAACAGtatgtatctgtatctgtatctgtaaaTGTATCTGCTTTTCAGATGGACTGGCCGCATTTCGCTCATTCCTGCAAACAGAGTATAGCGAAGAGAATCTGGATTTCTGGCTGGCTTGTGAGGACTACAGGAGGATCAAGTCTCTGTCCAAGATGGCATCCAGAGCAAAGAAGATATATGCGGATTACATTTCTATTCAGTCATGTAAAGAGGTtagtgaataaaaatatatttaaatcacaaaatattaactagttttaattttttatgaggtgatacagagtactgtgcaaaaatccTTTATTATTTCATTCTCTGTCAGAATAGCAATTAAGTTTTAATTATGCATACTTTAatatttgccaaaaaaaaaaaatccaaataaaacccaatatgaaatttcaacttagtttttctatttattttcctcATTAATAGCGTCTTGACAACAAAACATCCTTTCAGACTCGCTACAAACAGAAATGTACACTTAGTTAATACATGCCTTTATTGTATTTTCAGGTCAATCTGGACTCATACACCAGGGAACAGACCAAGGAGAACATGGGAAGCATTAGCGCTGACTGCTTTGATCTGGCTCAGGGCAGGATCTATGGACTCATGGAGAAAGACCCCTACCCTCGCTTCCTCCGCTCAGACATTTACTTGGATTTAACCCACCAAAAAAGACCCAGCTCTGCCACACAACTCTGAGCTCACAAAAGACACAGCTCCACACGCTGATACAACATTAGGGCACAAGAACAGTGCATTTCCATTGATAGTTCATCCCTAAGGAGATGCAATAGTTTGATGTATCATGTGGAGGATGTGAGACAGtgatcagtatgtgttatcagacTGTCCAACTGATGTACTGCACAGTGTACGTGTTAGTATTTTGGTTGCTGTGCTGGTGTAGGGGGTCTATTTTAAAAGGCGTAATTAAAGCCTATTACAAGAACTCCACAAACTGTGGCATTGTTTTGACTCCATGCTGCCCCCTGCTGGGTGTCGTTTATAAAAGGGTGACACTAAAGTTGTCCTGAAATGTTGGCCAATGCCCCATTTGGCCTTACTGGTAGTGTGCAGTTTGCAGAGGGAGATAAGCATGTTAGGTGAGGATGAAGAGTGTATGCTTGgtactgttttgttttgatcAGTTTAGACTGCCATGAGATTTtctctgcagtgtttttctttacataAAACCCAAGGTACATCCAAGAGTGTAAACAGCAGCACAACTGCCCTCTTATATCATTGTCATGATATAATTAGTGACTTTATTTATGGATGTAGTTTACATGCCCTTGGGAAGAACACTTCCTTGCCTTCCTGATATCAGTATCTGTTATTTTGGGGTGTCACCTCCATAAAATCAACTTTAAGCCCAAAAAATGAATTTATGGTTtaatattttgtataaaatcaAGGTATTACATTTCATCACTGCTGGAAGGAGAACCACAGCTAACCAGGACTTCAGAGCACTCCAGAGTGGTTCTATTTTcacactgtaaataaactgatgaaaaattacatttgcatttaaGTGCAAACAATCATATACATTCTACACCAATGATACAGAGATTTTTTTAGGTTTCAAACGAATGTTTTTCTTGAAAAGTTGCCATTTTGGAAAGACAAATGTTTTTGCACAAAAGAGAAGTCACTACATTCCAAAGGAGTTGCAGCCGTGAGATCgtgtttatacatttattttcagtgttttcaactGTGCTTATTGGCTCCAGATCTCTCAATTATAATAGGCAGGTATTTGGAAATCAAACGTGCAATACAAGAGACCCCCACCAGCCCAGCCCATGACTTCCTGAAGTAAATGGACAGAGCAGTGGGCATCTGTGTCATTTAAAATACTATGTTCTGATGTAAACCTATACATAGAGACTGGTAGGTGAGTCATACAGTACAGTAAAGAtcaatatatacaaatatataaaactcCAATATATATGCTAGCTACATGTGTTGTTGAAAATATGGGTATTCTGTTTGTAGGGAGCCTGTGTTATTTTTTAAGCCTACATCTGAAGgtgatgataaaaaaaaaatcaaacctcAGTATAATACTGTATATGTTTCTAATTCCTACTGAGTAACTGAGCGTAGACGCTGCATAAAAAAGTCAAGCATCATTTGGAGGATAGTGCTTTAAGTTTTTTAGGCTTATG
This window of the Hoplias malabaricus isolate fHopMal1 chromosome Y, fHopMal1.hap1, whole genome shotgun sequence genome carries:
- the LOC136679065 gene encoding regulator of G-protein signaling 3-like isoform X1 — protein: MGRYRSAMHTIHGLCRFCIERNLPQVTILRGKDGFGFTICSDSPVRVQAVDPGGPAHQAGLQQLDTVLQLNGQPVEHWKCVDLAHAIRNCRNEITVVVWRTVPVMKPYYEGLIHRPSYKPGGFDTLSPTAKTQNKTPPLLSRPSTHKPGRRKKGSNSESTGNGAGEPTWSWTGKREENDYKTRTQTLKGTRVTSSNGDNYIILSPVNPGNQILQPVYPETNGTLGTLGRIYQTHPSRGIQQNTGYLQDPGLQARATLRRSVNGKTGTIPPSAYRQSFANYQNCTIVQSHLPHSNYGTYVTLAPKILIFPVFVQPLDLCSPDRTLLLSEEMILHDSTHMSLKATVFIYTDLILLTREDEPGRCNVLQSPLYLHQIQLQDVPADKLRLYISYRVERTECLFSLEAFSAEQKRRVYQCLRENINKQLALRERMGADQMLEPKAGDQAELSLLGLGPQSVSEPCSPSCPSGSPITGHSRSRARTSTPTERLSFPDLHCSSGDAILPPPPPPLGEATKAAYLETSAIWKERGKEPRRSEQEAELEKREQGEGESASETVSVGARPTSSSSSSSPLIIPKLCLDRSFRPDPLTSPSTDDDDNEEEEEEDEDSDEGYLKRRSLVETSPSRGQQSGGLCVQRSLHRRTHSEGSLLQEPRSPRFISDQAIHCLDSDRETKERWTIPSPQTLRKELNKNGGSVHHICLLFTGRRVCGEANCKCQIEKCIKKKKKSKNLAKDMKNRLTFLRKKNSDRHGSNPAYKLEKVFKWDKPTPEEALKWGESLDLLLSHKYGLAAFRSFLQTEYSEENLDFWLACEDYRRIKSLSKMASRAKKIYADYISIQSCKEVNLDSYTREQTKENMGSISADCFDLAQGRIYGLMEKDPYPRFLRSDIYLDLTHQKRPSSATQL